The window CAGCCAGTCATGTTTTTATTATTATGCAAGCccaaacaaaatgctgaaatcaTTAATTTTGGACTTCCTCTAATGACAAGACCGGAATGTACCAGTTGTGCCTTTTGACCAACATTTTACAATGACAAACACTCCAGAAATGAATTGAGAGTGGGGCACAGACAGGAAAGTGTAGAAgctagaaaaaaaataatttctcaaACATGCGATTAATATATTTGGGAAGTCTGTGACTGTTTTAATATTAAACGTGtccaaaaatgtaatattttgaCAACTGGCCTCTATAGCTAGGCAGCATTGCCTCTCCGAGTGTCGCAATTCTTCCACGCATTCCATGAGCAAGGGTGGTGCTGACACTGTGCACAAACacatgtatgtacacacacacacacacacagaaggccCTAATGTTACATCTATGTGTAGTTTAACAGAATAAGCTGGTATGATTTTTATCATTGGAGGTTATCGGTGAGTGAATGATGTTGTTAAGTGTAAACTGCAGACCACCCGTTCAATATAATACTATATTAATTTACAAATGTATGCTTATACAGTTGAGGGCCTGTTAAACATTACCTAAATTGCCCATGCATCAATTGGCAATAATTTCATAGCCTGGATTCTGAAAGCACAATGACAAAACTATTAGGTTTTGGTGTAATTTAACTATAAGACTGACACAATCTTAGGCCATGTCAGGTTACTGACAGTGATTCAGCCTTCCAACAGTGTTGCTTTGCAACCTTCCTCTCAATCAAGGAAAATTAGTTCAACTGACATAACATTCaggtatttctaaactaatcccattgaaAGATATCATTAAGATGTTAATTATTACGATTTGCACTCCAAAATGTTTTAATAGCGTACTGCGCCATTTCTGGTTAACAAATTCTTTCACTAAAAAATTAACTTTGTGGAGTAAATGTGATCTACATTGGACAATACAGCTAaggaacagactctttggcccacaatacccacaccgagcatgatgccaagttaaactaatctcctctgcctgcatgtaaattggtatccctccaaatccatgtgcctatctaatatcctcttaaatgccattattgtgtctgcctccaccaccaccccaggcacccaccacaatctgtgtaaaacaacttgccccgctcaattaaaaaaaaaagtttttttcaatttctaattaaagtttattttaacatttaactGTGCATTTGTAATGAATTTGTACAAACAGGAAAACAGGTGATGAGTTTGGCTGCTAAATATAATGGAGCCTCTGCAAATGAGATCAACAACAGATGTTGAGAGTCCCTGGGTCTTTAAGGGCAGCCTTCCTCAGAATCAATGCCAAGAGTTGCAAGGTCCAAATCTATGCACAAATCATATTCTTTGCTGAAAAATCAATTAATCTTACAACTTTTTTAATGCTTTAACTGattgttgttttagtttagacacaacgtggaaacaggcccttcggcccaccgagtccgtggcgatccccacacactaacctacacccactaaggacaattcacaattattccaagccaattaacctacgttttTGAAGTGCGGGAGGATTTGAAatagagatcccagagaaaacccacgcttgtcacggggagagcgtacaaactctgtacagacagcacccaaagtcagaattGAGTGGGTCACCTTGTAATAATGTAATATTTTTAAAGTGCaggaataatgggcctgtcccacttaggcgtctttttaggtgactgcaggagactatgcagtcgccacatggtggccacatgttcgcgggtggttgccggggagtcgccatcatggtcatgaggagttctcgcattctgggaactaatcgcggcctcattatggtcgccgcaaatttttcaacgtgttgaaaaattagcagcgaccagaatgaagccgccgtggagagtagcgagaattctcgtgccgtaggtgggtcgccatgaggtcgaaggttctcgtaagttgtagctggtgctgaccggtgaatttcattggctcattgggggaaaaaaaaatgtaagcatcagttttcagaaccaaggataaccgaccggtaatgttaaatgtccgccgagtttcacagccgtgtatctctgacatcttaaaagttgtctccactccttctccccccttctttaaAGGACTTgcagtacactgtgctttagctgacttaattacagcgccaaccttcctgttcatcacggtgtgtgtctgtatcaccttggctttgcaccgtttgAATTTCACTCAAGATTCAGCAAGCTTGACTTCCAGAAGTttgggggtaatatgagggggaacttgccCGGTGTGTCCCCCAGGGTCtgcataaaaaataaattggataggcggatgagctggtgaaggaagatggcctgtttccgtgctgtaatagttataacgggctggtgaaaggtgggggggggggtgggggggggggggggggggggggggtgtgtgtgtgtgtgtgtgtgtgtgtgtgtgtgtgtgtgtgtgtgtgtgtgtgtgtgtgtgtgtgtgtgtgtgtgtgtgtgtgtgtgtgtgtgtgtgtgtgtgtgtgtgtgtgtgtgtgtgtgtgtgtgtggtgtgtgttccactctgacagtcgccgttccagttgccagtttttcaaacAACTGCCGGAaacttgacagttgccggcagttgctgaaaaaattgcctaagtgggacaggcccataggagACGGCATCTACTGTGGTGCGAGTTATAGGTTCCATTTACCTTTCTCCATGTCTGACTGTAGCTGTGCCTCCAGATCCTCTGGCGAGACATAATATTCTTGCTCCTCCCCTTCAGGGGGCTTGGGTTTACACTTGCCACAGCAGCAATTACAGCAGCAGCAGAGGCAGCAGCAGAAGTagcaaccagtgatcactccacAGAAGACAAACAATgcctgaaattaaaattaaagtatTCGTCATTAACCGCGGAGAGCCCCACTCAAAGAATGCTAACCCAATGTACATTTTATACAAAGTCGGGTACAAATTTTACATGAAAAAGAGCAGACATTGAGAATAACATTCAAAAACCAACCAAAATGCACACATTCAGTCAATTGTGAAGCAATTACTAAAATTCAACAAGAGATTGCCTTTTGTAAGAGATAGGGTGGTTGGAGTTAGGGAGTGGCAGAAAGATTCGATCCACAAAATCAACAGAAGGATTAATGCCCAGAATATGAACCATTAGAACTGAATGTAAAATCCAACTATTTTAAAACGTCTTAGTTggtgaaagaaacatagaaaaataggtgcgggagtaggccattcggcccttcaatatgatcacagctgatcatctaaaatcagaacctAGTTcctgcatatcccttgattcccttagccccaagagctaaatctaaccacctcttgaaaacatccagtgaattggcctccactgccttctgtggcagagaaatccacagattcacaactctctgggtgaaaaagtctgtcctcgtctcagtcctaaatggcccatcccttattcttaaactgcgatcccctggttctggactccccaaatatcgggaacatttttcctgcatctagccagtacaatcttttaagaattttatatttccatgagatctcctttcatccagtgaatacaagcccagttgacccattctttcatcatatgtcagtcccgccatccctggaattaatttggtgaacctacgttgcactccctcaatagcaataatgtccttcctcaaattaggagaccaaaattgcacacaatactcctggtgcggtctcaccagggtcccgtACAACTGCacttggacctccttgctcctaaactcaaatcctctttccAACAAGGCCGATAaagtggttaagaaagaactgcagatgctggaaaaatcgaaggtagacaaaaaagctggagcaacatctatggagcgatggaataggcggcgtttcgggtctgaagaagggtctcgacccaaaacgtcgcctattccttcgctccatagatgctgcctcacccgctgagtttctccagcttttttgtctaccttttaataAAGTGGGATGGGATTTTGTTTCTAAGCAAGGGCAGGCAAGATTAATACATCATCAAAATTACTGCTCTTGACTTTGTCAACTTGACTTTATGTTCAACTCCCTACTCCAATTACCTCAGTAATGCAGTTATGATTTGTCCatgatgagaaaaaaaagttaaaacagaATGATTTCTGTTGAATATTTCAGCACCAAAAAAAATCCTCACCTTTGCCCACCAGCTGGACAAGACGAAGTATGTATTTACATTCTCCTCGCCAAACTGCTCTGCCACGTAGAGACCCAATGATCCATACTTGTCATAAATATTCCGCTTTGTGGCATCAGTCAGAATTGCGTGAGCGTTGTTTATCTCCTTAAATTTATCAGATGCTTCTGGATTATCTGGATTCTTGTCAGGATGGTATTTCAACGCAAGTTTTCTGCATGAAAAGGAAACATGTtagaatcgaaggtagtcaaaaatgctggcgaaactcagcaggtgaggatctatggagctgtgggagagctgggaaggggaaggagggagaaagcaaggactgcctgaaactGAAGAAACCAATGTTCGTACCGCtatggtgtaaactacccaagcaaaatatgaggtgcggttcctccaatttgcgatgggactcactctggccatggaggagccccaggacagaaagatcggattcggaatgagagggggagttgaagcgctgagccactggaagatcaggttgattaatgcaaactgagcggaggtgttgggcgaagcaatcgccaagcctgcgcttggtctcaccgatgtagagcagttgaggTTTGTTTTTAAATGAGTGCTTAAAAATTGAACATTTTCTACGTCATAGCAGCCATGTCACCATAGTTAAAACATCCATGTCAAAGTGCAATGTTAAGGATTCTTTCTGGAACCCAACTTCAGAATATTATCCAATTTATATCATGTATGAGTGGGTAATGTCAGCGTTTGCAAGAGTAAACGAAACAACTTGTATTtacaggcagacacaaaaagctggagtacctcagcgggacaggcagcatctttggagagaaggaatgggtgatgtttcgggtcgagacccttcttcagactgatgtcaggggagtggacgggtcaatgatagaatgtagtcagagacagtaagactggtgggagaactgggaaaggggagtggatggagagagagggaaagcaagggctatttgaagttagagaagtcaatgttcataccgctggggtgcatgctacccaagcggaatatgtggtgctgttcctccaatttacgctgagcctctgacaaaggaggaggcccaggacaggaaggtgaaattgggaatgggaggggaatttaaagtgctgaacaaccgggagatcaggtaggttaaggcggatgagcagaggtgttcagcgaaacgatcgccgagcccaaGAGCAATTTACTTTAAAGTGACTGGCATGAATAAGTTCTGAATTAATGATATCTAATGATTCAGAGAAGAGGCTATCTTTGTATTGTAAAGGATACAGGACCAGATGTGAATAAATGGCACCCTCTGGTGTTATGTTTAATAATTTCAATACCCAAGGTCACAAAAAAATCCTGTCGAAATTGAGGGGtacaaaatagatacaaaattaaAATTTCTATCAGAGAAGGATTAAATCTTAATTTGATTAATGAATCACTTCAGAAACTTTAGAGATGAAGTCCAACATTGTTAATCTGGCACACTCTGGACTTTGGTTGTGCTGGACTTGCAAATTTGCTAGAGTCTTACATGTTATTCCAATTACTACTCCAATTTACTTCAAATAAAAAAGCTAAATAGTAGCATGGTAAATTCCAAAGTCCTTGGTGTGGTTAAAGGGAACACGAGAACATAGGTCCCGGAGTGCTAGATGGATTTCTAAATAACTAAATGGTGGAATGTCAGAGTTTGACTGTTGCCACTTGTCTCATTCATCTAAAATCCAACATAATGCTGGGAAGAGGTTTCAAATGGGCTGCCTATACTTTTGAGATATTTTTGTGTATTAGTAGAGGCAACATAATTTCAATTGGGACTTTCTTCAACATTTTCTGAGATGTACTCTGGACAGGTGCCATGCTATCGCACCCATCAACTCAAAATCTAGGGAAGAAACCCTGAGAggtaaatataaataaaacaagCAAGTTAATCAAACAGGGCAAGCTGGGTCAAGGAAGGCACCAAACAAGGTCCGATAGACCCTAAACCGTATTTATTTTAATGGTAAAAACGGTGGTCTAAAAGACTTTTGACACTTtagccctcatcagtcagagttttgagtatagacgttaggaggtcatgttgcagttgtataagacgttggtgagaccgcattgagaatattgtgttcagttctgggcagcatattataggaaagatattgtcaagcttgaaagagttcagaaaagatttatgaggatgttgccaggactagagggtgtgagctatagggagaggttgagtagactgggtctctattccatggagcataggaggatgaagggagatcttatcgaggtatacaaaatcatgggaggaatagatcgggtagatgcactcttttacccagagtaggggaatcgaggaccagaggacataggttcaaggcgaaggggaaaagatttaagaggaatctgaggggtaactttttccacacagagggtggtgggtgtatggaccaagctgccagaggaggtagttgaggctgggactatcccatcgtttaagaaacagttggacaggtacatggataggacaggtttggagggttatggaccaagcgcaggcaagtggaactagggtagatgggacattgttggccggtagacaaaagtgctggagaaaatcagcgggtgcggcagtatctatggatcgaaggaaataggcaacatttcgggccgaaacccttcttcagacttggccggtatgggcgagttgagtggaggggctgtttccacactgtatcactctatggccgacttattattttatttactgaTCTTAACTGGAACGATCATCATGCTACTACTTCACAAACCTGAATCTACCAAGCACAAAACTCATTCAAATCTTTACATTATGTAGCTTCcactaatttattttaaaatagctTGGAGCATTTCTGTTGCTGCAAGTCCATGGAGCATGTTTGCAGAGCCACATAATAGGACATTCTGTCCTGTCACACGCCTGATGAAATGGGTTTTCAATAATGTAAATCCTTTCACCAAGTTGAAGAAACATTGTTTGTAATCATTTCCTGCCTCAGCATTAGTAGCCTTTAAAAAACAACCTATTGATATTTTGCCTTCTTGCATTCAGCTCAATGGGCGTGGATTTGATtgacaacatagaaaataggcgcaggagtaggccattcggcccttcgaaccagcatcgatcatccataatcagtgcaccgttcctgcttttcccccccatatccctcgattccattagccctaagagctaaatctaactctctcttgaaaacatccagtgaattggcctccactgccatctgtggcagataattccacagattcacaactctctgtgtgaaaagggttttcctcatctcagtcctaaatggcctaccccttacactgtgaccccctgtgacccctggttctggactcccccaacatgggaaacattttttctgcatctagcctgtccaatcccttaagagtgttgtatgtttctataagattccctctcatccttctaaattccaatgaatacaagcccagtcgacccattctttcatcatgtcagtcccgccatcctgggaattaacctgatgaacctacgctgcacacccctcatcctcctgcactccaaggaatagagtcccagcctactcaaccactccctaaagatcagaccctctagtccacaatagcaagaatgtccttccttaaattaggagaccaaaactgcacacaatactccaggtgtggtctcagcagggccctgtacaactgcagtaggacctcctaaactcaaatcctctcgcaatgaaggccaacattggcctcagagggtggtggaggcaggttctctggatgctttcaagagagctagatagggctcttaaaaatagcggagtcaggggatatggggagaaggcaggaacggggtactgattgggaatgataagccatgatcacattgaatgacggtgctgactcgaagggccaaatggcccactcctgcacccattgtctattgtttataacatggcattagctttcttcactgcctgctgtacctgcatgcttactttcatgtgattgatgtacaaggacacccaggattcgttgcacctccccttttcctaatctgataccattcagataataatctgccttcctgttcttgccaccaaagtgccacctcacatttatctacattatattgcAACTCTCTTGCTCAATCATCAGATGAAGCACAAGTATCCAAATGGtggatatagacatagaaacatagaaaataggtgcaggagtaggccattcggcccatcgaacctacaccgccattcaatatgatcatggctgatcatccaactcagtatcctgtacctgctttctctccataccccctgatccctttagccacaagggccacatctaactccctcttaaatatagccaatgaactggcctcaactacattctgtggcagagaattccagagattcaccactctctttgtaaaaaatgtttttctcatctcagtcctaaaagatttcccctttatccttaaaataTTTAACAGTTTTTCATTTTAGTTTTCAGCATCCATGTGGTATTGCTTTTGACTTCCCCACTAATCTGCTCTTACTCCAGTTTCATTTTATCCGACAAACTAGTAGGGCAGCagtcatagagttgctgcctttcagcgtcagaaatttgggttcgatcctgactatgggtgctgtctgtggagagtttgtacgttctcgttgtgaccgctttggtttcctcccacagtccaaagatgtacaggattgttgattaattggtattggtaaaaagtgtaaattggtctctagtgtgtagattagtgctagtgtacagggattgctggtcagcgccgacacgatgggccgaagggcctgtttccgcgctgtttctccaaaGACTAAACTGCACTCAACTTTTGCTTGTACAATGCTTTTATGATTGGCACATATTTTAAACAGGATTAAATGCATGCCACTAAAGCCATAAAATGATACTGACAGTGTGGAAAtaaaaagagctgcagatgctgatttacaaaaaaaaaaagacaaagtactggagtaactctgcagatcggacatctctggaaaacatagagAAATGACATTTcaggaaggatcccgacctgaaaagtcatctgtccatgttctccagagatgctgcctgacccactgagttacgccagtgtCTTTTTCGGACAAAGTACGGCATTAGAGGACAAACTACCTGGTATAAATATATATCACAATATATATCATGACTGCCAAACACATAGCCAGTTGTAATTAGATGTATGCAGCAACACAATCTTCAATGCAGTTCTGTACACACACATACCTATATGACTTCTTAATGTCATCTGGAGAAGCATTTTTGTCAAGTCCCAGAACAACATAGAGCGATTCTCCCGAGGTGGATAACGAACGTTGCCGTTGATCACCCATTCTGCAAAAactaacagaaaaaaaaaacaaattgataATTAGATACCCAGAGATTGCTTTTCAGAACACAGAATtacctcttccccccttcccaagGTCCAAGATCGATAGATTTTTAGACATAGGGAATCAAGCGATACGAGTGCAGGAAATGCtagtaacccaacaccttcattcatgtgtttaagaaggaactgcagatgctggaaaatcgaaggtagacaaaaatgctggagaaactcagcgggtgcagcagcatctatggagcgaaggaaataggcaacgtttcgggccgaaacccgaagggtttcgacccgaaacgttacctatttcctttgggttttggcccgaaacattgcctatttcattcgctccatagatgctgctgcacccgctgagtttctcca is drawn from Leucoraja erinacea ecotype New England chromosome 21, Leri_hhj_1, whole genome shotgun sequence and contains these coding sequences:
- the LOC129707512 gene encoding dnaJ homolog subfamily C member 5 isoform X2; its protein translation is MGDQRQRSLSTSGESLYVVLGLDKNASPDDIKKSYRKLALKYHPDKNPDNPEASDKFKEINNAHAILTDATKRNIYDKYGSLGLYVAEQFGEENVNTYFVLSSWWAKALFVFCGVITGCYFCCCLCCCCNCCCGKCKPKPPEGEEQEYYVSPEDLEAQLQSDMEKESRL
- the LOC129707512 gene encoding dnaJ homolog subfamily C member 5 isoform X1: MGDQRQRSLSTSGESLYVVLGLDKNASPDDIKKSYRKLALKYHPDKNPDNPEASDKFKEINNAHAILTDATKRNIYDKYGSLGLYVAEQFGEENVNTYFVLSSWWAKALFVFCGVITGCYFCCCLCCCCNCCCGKCKPKPPEGEEQEYYVSPEDLEAQLQSDMEKEGDGAIVVQPTSATETTQLTSDSHPSYHTE